The DNA segment GGGTGGTGATAAAAAATGTAATGGATTTTTATGTGGCGCATGAGTTCACGTTTTGTTATACACACAAGtgcagtgaggtacagatacaatgtaAATGCAGCGAGCTCGCAGGCACACAGACTCAGACACGCACACCTTAAATTGCACATAAATTGTAAAAGCAAGACTGTGCAAGAGACTAGTTTCTGATAGCAGACGATAGGTTGTTAAGGAGGGCCATGAGTGACACATGGACAAGAGTTTGAATTGTACCTGCCCGTCTCAAGTTAATTCTGCCAGAGATCTTTGAGACCTTTGACAACAAGCAGTCATTATTTCTCTCTCCTCCAGGAACCTGGCGAGAGGGTGCTGTTCATAAACCTTTGCAGCTGGAGTCGTGTCCCTGCTCCGAAGGGCAATGCCGACCCTGTCCCTCTCAGTGGAGGGCTGATGGAGGAAACAGTCAATGGAACAGGTAGTTGTGAACCAAGGCTGGCTTGTCTCCAAACGTGACGCGTGATAGATATGTTGTGAGCATGTTGCCTGGGGTAAGAGCAGTGATGCTTCTCCCAGCCCGTCTCACTGCCACATCATGTTCCATGCTTCCTCCTGTGAGCCGCCTTGAATTGCAAGttatggcatagatagggtagacagtcagaacctttttaccctGGTTGAAATGTTCAACATtgcagggcatagctataaggtgagagggaaaaagtttaatggagatttgcagggtaagttttttttacacacagtagtgggggcctggaacgcattggaaGGGATGGTGATTGAGACAGATGCGATAgtgacatttgagaggattttaaCTAGGTACacggaagtgcagagaatagagggatatagatcaggtACAGtttgatgagattagtttaatttggcatcatgttccgcacaaacatgcggtcacggtggcacaacggtagagttgttgccttacagtgaatgcagcgccggagagccgggttcgatcccgactacgggtgctgtctggacggagtttgtacgtactccccatgacctgcgtgggttttctcggagatcttcggtttttcccacattccaaagacgtacaggtttgtaggttaaattggcttggtaaatgtaaaaattgtccctagtgtgtgtaggacagtgttagtgtgcggggatcgctggtcagcgcagacccggtgggccgaagggcctgtttccgcgctgtatctcgaaactaaactaaacattgtgggctgaagtgtctgttcctctgctgcactattctatgttctacgtgATTGTTCTGGAAGTCTCAGTGATAGATGGGCACTTAGCCACGAGAATACTCAAAATTAACCCTGCTTTGAATTGCACTCCGCACTTTCCAACCTCAAGGTTCAAACTGTATcttggataaatgcgaggttaaaCCAGTGCAGGACTTGCACAGGAAATGCCATGGAGATTGTTGTGGAACAGAGAAACCTCCAGGCACAAGTAATAGTACATGAAAGAGGTGACACAGAAAAACAAGGTGGTGAGGAGGGCATTTGGGCATTGAGCACCGGAGTTGGAGGGGTCATGTTACTTCTGTAAAAGCTGCCGGTGACACCACACGTGGAGTACTGTgtcagatggaactgcagatgcctatgGAGGGGGATGCCTCTATACCCCTCGTGATCTTGAACACATTCCcacagcctccaacactccaaataaGAAAATCCCATCCtatccaacatctccctataactcaaaccAAGgagacatcctggtgaatctttgttGCATTCTTTCCCACTGAATGACATAATTCCTGTAGTTGGgcaaccacaactgcacacagcgaGGTCTCTTCACTGGCGGAAGGTGGGCAGGTTTGCTGAAGAGTAAGTTACTTGAACTTTTTTAATTCCCTCCCGCAGACACTTGCTGCGTCACCGACGTTGCTTACAGCCCCGAGGTGATTCAGAAAGCAAAGGAGGACCCTGTGGAAAGGGACCAGCTCATCCGCCTGGCGATGAGATACATCGAGGAGCAGCACAGCGTCCGCCTGTCGCACTCGTACAGGCTGCTGGGGCAGACGCAGACGGGCAGCACGGAGCGGATCAAGCAACGGCTGAGCGGGAGAAGCGATCCTGACCAGGCTGTGACCGTGGGGGCAGAGGCCAATGCTAACGCCTCCTTACTGCAGCAGCTGACCAGCCTGAGAGAGGCAGGCGGGGAGCAGAACAGTCCCATCCACCTGCCCACTCAAACCCACCGGCCAAACAAGCCGGGCCTCATCCAGGAGATCTCAAGTGTGGACTTTGAGTGCAGCAACACAGTGGAGACTCCAAAGTACAAGATGTCCGTCATCACTGATGAGGGTGGGAAACCGACAAGCATCCAGCTGAAGGTGGAGCTGCCTGAGGTTTCCTCTGTGGCAGACTGTGGTCTCAGCGTCTCCAAGGTTTGTGCTGACTGAACACCGAGCTCGGGCTTGTGCAGTGTTGTAAACCACAGATGGGAGAATTCAGATTCCAAATTCCAGCGGGGACTGTCGGGATGGGGTGGGCTGGTGTGCTCCTACATTCAGATTTGGCATTGCTCTGAGAACTCTCAGATACAGGAATGGGCTGAACGCCCCCCTTCTCTATCGTAATAAGTTAGTCGCCAATTTGTTAAGTCtagctagaaacaaggaacttgctgctttacaaaaaaaagccaaagttctggagtaactcagcgggtcaggcagcatttctggagtacatggatgggtgacaaagtggtcctgacccaaaatgtcacctatccatgttctccagagaggctgcctgacccactgagttattcaaaCACTTTGTcttgttaatagaaacatagaaaatagctgcaggaggaggccattcggccttttgagccagcactgccattcattgtgatcatggctgatcgtccccaatcaataatccgtgcctgccttctcgccatatcccttgagtccattagcccctagagctctatctaattctctcttaaatccatccagtgatttggtttccactgccctctgtggcagagaatgccacaaattcacaactctgggtgaaaaagtttttttctcacctcagttttaattggcctcccctttattctaagattgtggcccctggttctggactcccccaccattgggaacatttttcctgcatctagcttgtccagtccttttataattttatatgtttctataagattccctctcatccttctaaactccagtgaatacaagactaaTGCAGTTAGCTGGTCagtacttatcatatcatatcatatcatatatatacagccggaaacaggccttttcggccctccaagtccgcgccgcccagcgatccccgcacaccaacactatcctacacccactagggacaatttttacatttacccagccaattaacctactacttCTGAGTAATTCAGTTGAAATTTCTTTATAAGACATTAATGTTCTTGGTATGTCTCAGCTTATGGTTTTTATGCTGCACCTCAATTGTGTTGTGTATTGTGAAAACATTGGAACACTCCATAAGAAAGAGGGATGCACAATATAGTACACGGCAAGCTCGCAGTTATATAAATTATGAAAACTATGGACAATAGCTTGTACTTGGTCCACAATAAGTCGTTAAGCTGCAGGTAGAGGGACAATGTTACACCACCACCTGCCCTCACGGTCACCAGAAAGTCACCTATATTTCTGTAAAGTTAATCAATTTGAAACTGGTTTAGACTGACATTTAAAGTTAACGCTTCACATGATGTCTTTATGGAGAGATTAGCCTGTTAATTTCCATCTGCCTCTCGATACAGGATGACGTTGTTATCGATGTGGCGGCAAAGTACCGACTCCAGCTCAACCTACCTGAAACCATCTGTGAGGACATGGTCATCGCCAGGTTCAGCAGGAAGACCCTCACCCTGTCCGTACGGATGCCTATTCTTACCAAGTAACCGGACCGAATCTCTCAAATGTTATGCATTCCAACCTATTTCCAAGCAGACTGCCGTAAGGATATCGTTTCTGATGGATGTAATTGAACCAAATGCGAACAGCCAAAGGTTTCCTGTTCCTCAGAGTGCACTCACACGCCTTGTTCAGCTGCATCCTGTTCACATTCAGATTGGTTTGTCATAAAATTTCACAAAGATTTATAAAACCAGTGCATCAAAATAAATTCCTTTGAAGCTGTACGCCATGTGCTATGTTAATTATTAAACTTCTCATGTTTTATGTGTAGGGAAACTAATTATGCTGTGGGGCTCCTGGCAGCTTGCCTTCTTCAACACCACCTTCGCAAGGGCAGTTAAACTGGGCAGTTTACCCAgagcagcctccttttgctctggtattttatttcaatcttcatttgtttaaattataatgttttattcttaattgtgttATTATTTGCGAGCAAAgcgccaaggcaaattccttgtatgtatacatacttggctaataaaatttgttCAATTCAATTCTAGTACCAGGGAACAGGTGTACTTGATAGAGGAAAGACTGAatatgaacccgaggggcaactttttccacagagggtggtaggtatataaaatgagctgcaagaggtggtagttgaggcaggaaccatACTAACATTTTAAAGACAGTTCGACCGGTAGAttaaataggaaagatttagatggacatgggccaaatgcagacaggtggacacAGTGGGTATCTTGGCCAGGATGGGcattggactgaatggcctgtttccgtgctgtatgactatctaCGACTGTACGATAAACTTTGTTAAATAATATTCTTATACTTTACTTACTCACAAGGACCTTGGAGACCTACCGTGCAAATCCACTATCATTGCACAGAAATTTTCGGATTAAGCCCCTCTTTAAAAGGATTGCAGCGATTGAAGACAATTTGCCATCAGTTCTCATTGACAATTAGGAGGTGGCATTCAATGTGGACTTCTTCAGTCAGCACCAGGCATCCCAGGTTTCTGAAGTGCCATCAAGACAGCCGGGAAAGAAgctgcaatgtattccacagacatTTCCCTGAAGCCTTGTGCAGTGTTTGATGGCATCAGATAATGCTTATGTTGTAAGGTGCAGGCCGTATGAATCTTAAAAGGGACAGTTTAACTGGGAGCAAATGTAGTCAGCCAAACCTAGATGGCAGCAGCACATATTTACATAGCACATTTACTGCAAACATGGTCCCTGACAGGAGCGCACTCACATAGACATCTGTAGGTACAAAGGGTCACAAAAGGCAATTGAACTGGCAAGCAGTAGGTAGAACCAggtgggggggttgattggcagatggagtcaggggggagggaagggtaaagATGGCGACAAAGGCTGGGAGGTGATGGGTGGAGGtaacaaagggctgcagatgatggaacctAGTTGGAAGGTGAAGCTCAGAACTGATTAAGGGaagtgggatggggaggaaggatggaagagtgggggggtgggggacccAGTGATCCTGAGAGAATGGAGTAGCTGAAATGGACATGATATTtttctataagaagataactgcagatgctggtacaaatcgaaggtatttattcacaaaatgctggagtaactcagcaggtcaggcagcatctcgggagagaaggaatgggtgacgtttcgggtcgagacccttcttcagactgaagaagggtctcgacccgaaacatcacccattccttctctcccgagatgctgcctgacctgagttacaccagcattttgtgaataaatacctttgatattTTTCTATCGCCTTTGCATGAAATAAACATGTACAACATTTTAAATAGCTATTATTTTATTTGATTCCTGGTTTTAAAATAGTTTCCTACAAGTTGCCACGACAAACAGCTACCACTGAAAGGAAGGCGTGATGCCACAGTACATATTTAGTGCAACACATTTCAATTTGCTTACAGATTTTAACACccatttctgtaaattgttccctctcCCGCACGATAAAAGCAAGGTTGCCAGGGACTAGTTTTTAAAAATGGGTTTAATGCTGAATTTCATATTAATAGCAAAAatggttcttttttttaaacaatgttgTGATTGTACATTTTTACAGTATTAGAGAACAGTGCTGTAAAGTCTGCATCAACAGCACTGCAGTAGCTAGAGACTCGTTCAGAATCAGCATTAACACCAGCTCCAGTCACACACTGGGGGCAGCAGTTTCACAGCTAAGTACaaatataaataactgaaatgtgCCGCAGAAAGAAAGATTCTTGCACCGTTTTATACACAATCACAAAACAACAACTCAGAAAATAGCCTCTGTCAGGCAAGCTCAGTTATATAAATTATGAAAACTATAGTTCATAATTAAGCATTATTACACACCCAGGTAGATATTTAAATAGACAGGCAGGCCAAGGACATCAAGTCTGATTTGAGAATCGAGCCAATTTGGTTTAATTACTGAACCCATGATGCTGCTCGTAAACCATTCCTTTCTGCAGCACACTGATCCAGAATGACAATGTGAACAGATGAATGCAAAGCAGACTTCACACATGTACTCTGCAAATACACTTCCAAAAAGTAGTAGTAATTTGAAGATATGGCATTTTATTGACATACAAACATGTGAAATATTGTACAGAATTCTACATTAACTTGGTTTCCTTGCGCTGTTTTTATTTACctatcctctctcccccccacttcccacttgttaactttctcttaaataataAGGCAACAATTATTGGAGTGATGAGATAAATATGAGATATTGTAGATGGTTGACAGAACAAAAATAAGAAAGCACTGACTGAGAAGATATATTTGAAAAGATAGGGTTCATATTCTACTGACTTTTTATATTTGTCTCTACACGTGTCAATGTCTATCCCATTAGAAACAAAATCATTTTGACCCATACGAGAGGAAACCAGAACCATAACTCATCACAATAAAAACCATCTCGCCTTTCTCCCAATTCACTGACCCGTTCAGACTTCTAGTGCACACAAAACACGTAGAACTGGAATAAAGCGGATGTTGCTTCTGGTAACCCTACTTTAAAGACTGAAAGATAATCAGCACACTTGAATCATTGAACTCTGTTGCCTAAAACGCCAGACTTTAGCTATGCTTAACTAGTCCTCAGCAGCATTACAAACAGCAGAGTCCACAGGTTTGTATAACACGATCTGGGTAATAACCAACTACACAATCGAACCAAGATAAATTTTTCTGAAGTTGTCTGTTCCTAATTTGTATTGTTTCATATTGCTTCAACTGCTGCCAACAGATTAACTTTCTGATCCAAGTGTTATGTTTACAATTTAGGTCAGGAAATGAAAGCACAGATGTAGAATTTCATTACATCCTGGGTTATTTTAAATATCTTGCCCCTGATGCACAAGAAACACGAGTGTACAAATAAAAAGTACCAATGTATGACACCAAAATGAACATCTTCCATATCACACCTCCTTATAATAGACTTGGTAAAATACTTCCAATCCTATGGAAACACTGGACTGAAAGTGGGCAGTTAATCTAGTATTTTAGCATCTTTTTCTCAATTCAATTGTGGACAAATGGATAGAGATATTCAGAACCTACTGATGATTAATCCAGGTTGTGGGCTGCCAATTCCACATTATATGGGAATGAGCTGTGGAACACCAACATTTACGGAGAAAATCCTCAACGATTCCAATCAGTCTAAAACAGAAAAGAATGTTTCAGGTCTAAATAGTTTTGTTTGTTCCCATTGCAACATCTGAGCAAGGACACCAGATGGAATACTTGGCCTTGTCGGTATTGAATGTTAAAGTAACAGTTCAACAAGTGCACTCATGGTTTCTGAAATACTACTGGAATCGGACAATGGCATCAGTTTTTCCCTCTACATTTACTTTGGATTCTAGTTTAACTGCTCACCTTTTAACCAATGCATAAATTCTTACATTTTGtaacaagtaaggatttcatgtAGGTTCTGGAATTTACAAATAAAAACTGCCTTATGAAGACTGCTGACACTCAAACCTTGGCGTTTCCGGTCTATATCAGCATGGTCGTTGGCCTTTCAAGGAATTTCTTGAATTCAGCCAGCCACTGGGCACCAACTGCTCCATCCACAACACGATGGTCACAGCTCAGTGTCACTGCCATCATGTTGGCAACGTCAAACCTGCAGAACAACAACATAGTTGAAACCTTCATGTTTCCCTCAATACATCGCATTACCCCGATAAAGAACTTGACTCATCTGAACAACGCAAAGAAGATGAAGAtccaaatgtaggaaggaactgcagatgctggtttacaccaaagatagacacaaaatgctggagcaactcagcaggtcagacagcatgtctggggaaaaggaataaataggtgatgtttcgggtcgagacccttcttcagactgagcgtcaaaagactcaatctgaagaggttgtctcggcccaaaacattgcctatttttctccagacatgttgcctaacccgctgagttactccaacattttgtgtcgaacaGAGCAAAAGAAGTAATTAATGAATGAACTTTATTATCAAAATATAAACTAATGAATCttagataaaaacagaaaacactggaaatattCAATGGATCAAACAGCAAAATGTGGACATAGAAACAGAGTTTCACGTTGATGActttttgccaggactcgaatgaAAGCATTTCCACCACTTTGTGATTTTATctaagatttccagcatctgcagattttttttggtTTTCTATTTATTCCTGCATGACAAATATTACTTGTTTTCAGAAGTGCAGTCAACGTCTACATGAGAAGTCCGACAACTAGCCAAAATATTACGGTGCAGGCAAGTTTTAAACAATCATCCATTCAGACATGACCGCTGACAACCTTTGATATCGTGTTTAATTTGCTCCAAATGCACAGAGGTTGCTTACTTACCCTCTCTCGTTTTCTGCAGGAAGCAGTCTTTGTTCAGATCCACCAACAGCCAGAATACACGCCTGAGGTGGGTTGATAATGGCCGAAAAGTTCTTTATACCGAACATCCCCAGGTTCGATATTGTAAAAGTGCCGCCCTGACATTAAGGAGAAAAACTGGGTTAATACCATGTGTGGACTCTTACTGAGATGAGTGACTTCTCCAACATTATCATCAGAAGTGAATATTTATAGAAAGGGTTACATACACATATTGTAACACCCTTGCAATAAAGCCCAATTGATTAATGCTTGCTGTTTCGCTTGTTAATATACTTGTTCTCAAATGCCAACCCAAGCTGTCCATCTCtgaacaattttgccaaagcctgcCCCTATGAGTATACAATTTTTGCATCGCAACACTGGATACCAAAGGTGGGATCCTTGCAGAGTTACTCTTTGAAGATTGTGCCTACCTGAAACTCCTGAGGCTGGAGCTTTCCTCCGCGAGCTTTCTCTGCCAGGGATTTGACATCTTTGCAGATGGCAATTAGTCCTTTGATATGTGCATTGAAGACAATGGGCGTAATCAGGCCAGCAGTGGTGCTCACAGCCACACAGACGTCCACAACATGGTTTCTAAAATGGACATAAACAAGCAGTCTCAGCTTGTTCCAGCTAACCTGTAGTCACGAAACGTTTCTGTCCCATTAACTCTAGCGCAAGTAATGGGGAAACAGTCGCTCATCCGTTAATGGCAATGTTAATCAATCATCACATAGGACAAGTGACCACCTTCTGCTGACTCACACACATCTGAGACAAAGTACTGTGGCTTCCCTTGGCCTGGCAGGATCAATGCTCACACCCGTGACTGGAGGAACAGTAACTATACCGTGGATGGCTAATTGTTTTCATGTGTGGtctcttctttgactggatagcacacaagcaaaagcctctcactgtatctcagtatacgtgacaataataaagtacaCTAAGCTAGTTTGTAAACAAGGATTTGGTGCAAGTAAATAGGACGAGCTCAGTATGtcatttggtcagcatggacaaggtgagacaaaaggcctgcttccattcaGTATAGCTCTCAGACCAGTTTTTAATAGGCACTGCGCTATTTCATGTTATCTTGGTCTGAGTAAAGTTGACAGATTCCCAGGGTGGCTGTTTCTCAGTTTAAGCCTGTGGgaagtgttatcatatcatatcatatatatacagccggaaacaggccttttcggccctccaagtccgtgccgcccagtgatccccgtacattaacactatcctacacccactagggacaatttttacatttacccagccaattaacctacatacctgtacgtctttggagtgtgggaggaaaccgaagatctcggagaaaacccacgtaggtcacggggagaacgtacaaactccttacagtgcagcacccgtagtcaggatcgaacctgagtctccggcgctgcattcgctgtaaagcagcaactctaccgctgcgctaccgtgccgtaccgtaccgtaccgttctGCCTGTACCCAGCCTTTCGGGAGCTGGGTACACACTGAATTCCATTCCATTGTCCGGTGCTAGGCAGGGTCAGATGTGGTGTCTTCCACAGCTCATTGTCCTTCTCTGAGCATTTATTCATCTTTTTACTGTCATTGCATTAAACCACTTGGGTTTCTACAAAGAACATGCCATTGTcatacagcgcagacacaggccatttggcccaactcgtccatgccaactacATTTTACAGCTGAAattgtcccatttgtctgcatttggcccatttcccactgaatcgttcctatccatgtacctgcccaaatattcGTATTCACCCAGCAACCGAATGGCTGGGTAAAGGCTGAGTAAACTTTGTAATTGTACCCTCCTCTACTGCCTCATTTCATGCATGCACCACGCTATGAGAAGAAATTGCCCTACAGGTCACTTGaatattttccctttcaccttaaacctattccacTTGTTCGGAAAACTATGGGGAAAAAAAGTCTATGAATGCTCACGTTATttatccctcatgattttatacactgcaaTAGGATCACATGTCTgcttcctgcgctccagagaGAAATGTTCTGCCAATCCAAATTCTTATAACTGAAGCCCTTCAGTCCTTGCAAcactctggtgaatctcttctgcatcccacCCAGatgaacaacatccttcctggagCAGAGCGGCCAGACCTGCACAGAATGCAGTGTCACCAAAGGGTACCGAATGTTCCAGGACAATTTGCCTTGTTCACTTTGAACCAGCCGAATAAAGCTTCAACATTTCCCAAACACACCAGGTTAATTATTTACATACACGTAGCATAAaccaaggcctgttcctgtgaataAGAATCACAGTCAGAACTATTCTGACAGATTTAATgtaaaacagcacaggaacaggcccttcagcccacaatatttgtgccgaacatgatgaacaaactaatctcctctatctGCCcacgattcatatccctccattcccttcatatccacgtGTCAATCTAAAATATTGCTAATGCTCCAATCTCTCACTTGATGTACTCATTCATTGCCTTTCCCCATTTGAAGGCTACAAACACCAAGACAAACAGAGAAGATACAAACCGCAGCAGTTTTAATGCGTAAGTACCACCCCAAAATAAAACATTTGCTTTTCAAATTTTTCCCTGTTGTGAAAATTATATCAGGGGAAGGTAGCGTGAATCCCTGGTATTATTTCAAATGGTTACCAAGTTCTTTCGCACACTGATAACATTTGCTTTTAGATGTAGTCAACTTTCTTTTATTAAATGCAATATTAAGCAATCCTGGACATCTGGCTACTCACTGCCTGATAATGGTGTCCTGCCAGGAGGAATTTGCCTCTGGAACCTTCAAACACGCCAGAGCTGAGGCCTTTATGAGAAAGTCATTCACCGACAGTTTAATGTTTTCAGATTTAAGTTCCTAGAAATAAAGGGAAACGATTATAAATAACTTTCCAGGGTTAATCACAAAACAATAATTTGTCTTAAACCTGCATGAAATTCTCAATTGTGCTGAGCAATGACAAGCTAACATTGGTACTGGGTACAGATAACATCTACTTCATACTGCTTAAGCTAaacacattgtgtaggaaggaactgcagatgctggtttaaaccgaaggtagatacaaaatgctggagtaactcagcaggacaggcagcatctctggagagaaggaatgggtgacgtttcaggtcaagacccttctcgacccgaaacatcacccattccttctctccggagatgctgccagtcccactgagttactgtatGCTAAACACATTGTTTGCTGATTACAGATAAGTGGATCACCTGATAAAACTCACATCACACCTGTTTGCAAGTTGAGAAATATGCCACacatcataagttataggagcagaatttggctgtaaggcccattaagtctactccaccattccatcatggctgatctatctttccctctcaacccttgacacccttatgaAATCACTAATCAAATCACTTGGCAGGCTGGCACATTGTACAGAAGCAACAGTAACAATGTCTGAAACACCAGCGAGCCTGGCAGTGGAAGTGCACCAGCACCCAAACACCACACTCATGAATTTGGCCACAATGTCCAGGAAGGTGCCAGAAATTTGTAACAACCCTTACATCAATTTTTCTTGTGTACAAATATATTGCACAGATGAATAAGCAATCGCAGACAAACACTGTCTAAATTATTTGCACAGAATTGTTGTACAGCATGTTCCTTGGTTTGCATATGCAGTTCCAGTCATACCTCGTTCAGTTGCTTCCTAAGTTTCATAATGCAGTCCATGTTGATGTCTATCGACAGATAATAATGAGGGATGCTCTGCTTGGACAGCATGAGACGCTGAGCTATAACCTGAAGCAAAACACAAGCAAGGGAATtacagagagaaaaataaaggTGAGAAATGCTACTCCTCACCACCACATGACCAATTTTGTTGCTAATTCTTTACCTTCCGTATGTTGGTGATGGGGACATCGGTGAACATCCCAGTGGGAATCGCTGCTAAACTGGGAGCAGCAGCAGATGGAGTCTACAAAAATTACAAGCAAAACacttaaatactttataccaactGGTAGTCACAATAACACAGCAGCTAAACTCCACTCTAAAATTCCTGTTTGTATATGTCTAAAATATACACTGCAAGAAACAGGAAGCACCCTGTGCTGCTCATTCCTGCTCTGCCTCCCAATTATATCAATGCAATCCCGCTCCTCAATGTTGCATCCATCCACTAtccccatatccttccaatcaCTTCAAACCTTCAATCTATTGATCTCCATTGTGACACTCACTGAcgtagcattacatccctgtgggTGGAGAATTAAAAGGTTCATGGCGTTACTTtggattagagatacaacgcagaaaccagCATTTCTGCACAacgagtgatccccgcatattaacactatcctaacacaccagggacagtttacatttataccaagccaattaatctgcaaacctgtacgtctttggagtgtgggaggatactgaaga comes from the Rhinoraja longicauda isolate Sanriku21f chromosome 32, sRhiLon1.1, whole genome shotgun sequence genome and includes:
- the pih1d2 gene encoding PIH1 domain-containing protein 2; the encoded protein is MATGRSELLQQVNQLWSVLDEMSESSPEAYGKFISHQLAEGMKHCSAPEPRACIQTNIQEPGERVLFINLCSWSRVPAPKGNADPVPLSGGLMEETVNGTDTCCVTDVAYSPEVIQKAKEDPVERDQLIRLAMRYIEEQHSVRLSHSYRLLGQTQTGSTERIKQRLSGRSDPDQAVTVGAEANANASLLQQLTSLREAGGEQNSPIHLPTQTHRPNKPGLIQEISSVDFECSNTVETPKYKMSVITDEGGKPTSIQLKVELPEVSSVADCGLSVSKDDVVIDVAAKYRLQLNLPETICEDMVIARFSRKTLTLSVRMPILTK